The following are encoded in a window of Rosa chinensis cultivar Old Blush chromosome 4, RchiOBHm-V2, whole genome shotgun sequence genomic DNA:
- the LOC121052685 gene encoding endo-1,3;1,4-beta-D-glucanase-like, with product MPGPQCCSNPPTLNPTSGFGHVEKLGGLDSYLTGSPNSKLAIVLVSDIYGYEAPNLRKLEDKVAAAGFFVVVPNFFYGDPYVPPADGSHGGLPTWLKGHGPV from the exons ATGCCAGGCCCTCAGTGCTGCTCGAACCCACCGACCCTGAACCCAACCAGTGGATTCGGCCACGTTGAGAAGCTTGGTGGTCTCGACTCCTATCTCACTGGCTCTCCTAACTCCAAGCTTGCCATTGTTCTTGTCTCCGACATTTATG GGTATGAGGCTCCAAACTTGAG GAAGCTCGAAGACAAAGTTGCAGCTGCTGGCTTCTTTGTTGTGGTCCCTAACTTCTTTTATGGAGACCCTTATGTACCTCCAGCTGATGGATCCCATGGCGGTCTACCTACATGGCTGAAAGGTCATGGACCGGTATAG
- the LOC112199375 gene encoding carboxymethylenebutenolidase homolog, giving the protein MSHSRKYFHKAIKLKSQGVSAIGAVGFCWGGVVVAKLAKSDDIKAAVILHPGRLADEDIHEVKVHTAVLGAEIDKTSPPEQLKQFGEILLVKSEFDSFVKIFPGVAYGWTMRYNAEDESAVKSAEEAHLDMLNWFTKYVK; this is encoded by the exons ATGAGCCACTCCAGGAAATATTTTCACAAAGCTATCAAACTGAAGAGTCAAGGTGTTTCTGCAATAGGTGCTGTAGGATTTTGCTGGGGAG gggtTGTAGTGGCAAAACTTGCAAAATCTGATGACATTAAGGCTGCTGTGATATTGCATCCTGGCCGGTTAGCAGATGAAGATATACatg AGGTTAAGGTTCATACTGCAGTATTGGGAGCTGAGATTGACAAAACTTCACCCCCAGAACAATTGAAACAATTTGGGGAGATTTTATTAGTAAAGTCTGAG TTTGATAGCTTTGTGAAAATATTTCCTGGAGTGGCTTATGGATGGACAATGAGGTATAATGCAGAGGATGAATCTGCAGTCAAGAGTGCTGAAGAGGCTCATTTGGACATGTTAAATTGGTTTACCAAGTATGTCAAGTGA